In one Mucilaginibacter ginsenosidivorax genomic region, the following are encoded:
- the rimM gene encoding ribosome maturation factor RimM (Essential for efficient processing of 16S rRNA) yields MKTEDCFRVGSILKTKGLKGEMQIYVDFDSLDAIKFDALFIDMAGKMIPYFVQSIKYLQKSNAYLFLEDVDTIEKASLLVKRDLYLPNKLKPKKKKAEFTLNDVEGFMAIDETHGELGEITQVQEYPQQLIATVTFKGKEVLFPLNIEIIKGIDIEACEIYIDLPEGLLDVYLEG; encoded by the coding sequence ATGAAAACCGAAGATTGTTTCAGGGTTGGCAGCATACTGAAAACCAAGGGCCTTAAGGGCGAAATGCAGATATATGTTGATTTTGATAGCCTGGACGCTATTAAATTTGATGCCCTTTTTATTGATATGGCCGGCAAAATGATCCCTTATTTTGTACAATCTATCAAGTACCTGCAAAAAAGCAATGCCTACTTGTTTTTGGAAGATGTGGATACCATCGAGAAAGCAAGCCTGCTGGTAAAACGCGACCTGTACCTGCCCAACAAACTGAAACCCAAAAAGAAAAAAGCCGAATTTACCCTGAACGATGTAGAAGGGTTTATGGCTATCGACGAAACCCACGGCGAGCTTGGCGAAATAACCCAGGTGCAGGAATATCCGCAACAACTGATAGCCACGGTGACGTTTAAAGGCAAAGAAGTGCTTTTCCCACTCAATATAGAGATCATTAAGGGGATTGATATTGAAGCCTGCGAAATTTACATCGATTTGCCCGAAGGGCTGCTTGATGTTTACTTGGAGGGATAG
- a CDS encoding 30S ribosomal protein S16 → MATKIRLQRHGKKGKPFYYIVVADARAPRDGRFIERLGSYNPNTNPATIEINFDKTLEWVNTGAQPTDTCRAILSYKGVLYKKHLEGGVKKGALTEEQAAEKFAAWTDAKEGKITGKKTSLVTAKDEARKLALAAEAKKKEEKAAAIAAKNAPVAEEVAAEEAPAEDAE, encoded by the coding sequence ATGGCAACTAAAATCAGACTGCAAAGACACGGTAAAAAAGGAAAACCTTTTTACTACATCGTAGTAGCAGATGCCCGCGCACCTCGCGACGGTCGTTTTATTGAGCGTTTAGGTTCATACAACCCAAACACCAACCCTGCAACTATCGAAATTAACTTCGACAAAACTTTAGAGTGGGTTAACACTGGTGCCCAGCCTACCGATACTTGTCGTGCTATCCTTTCTTACAAAGGTGTGCTGTACAAAAAACACTTAGAAGGTGGTGTAAAAAAAGGCGCTTTAACCGAAGAACAAGCTGCAGAGAAATTTGCTGCCTGGACTGATGCTAAAGAAGGCAAAATCACCGGCAAAAAAACCAGCCTGGTAACTGCAAAAGACGAAGCCCGTAAACTGGCTTTGGCTGCCGAAGCTAAAAAGAAGGAAGAAAAAGCTGCTGCAATAGCTGCTAAAAATGCTCCTGTTGCCGAAGAAGTTGCTGCTGAAGAAGCTCCGGCTGAAGACGCAGAATAA
- a CDS encoding 5' nucleotidase, NT5C type, protein MSITRKPRIAIDMDEVLADTIDKFIELYKQRHSHEVILADMHGMEIGQALPPHLSSTVRAYVNERGFFRDIKVMPGSQQVVKALMERYDVYIASAAMEFKYSLEDKQAWLEEHFPFISWTNIIFCGHKILDVDIMIDDRIKNFVTFKGRKLLYTSPHNVLIDGFERVNNWQDVADKLLTE, encoded by the coding sequence ATGAGCATCACCCGCAAACCCCGCATTGCCATTGATATGGATGAGGTATTGGCAGATACCATTGATAAATTTATTGAACTGTATAAACAGCGCCACAGCCATGAAGTAATATTGGCCGATATGCACGGCATGGAAATTGGACAGGCCCTGCCGCCGCACCTGAGCAGCACGGTAAGGGCCTATGTTAACGAGCGTGGTTTTTTCAGGGATATTAAAGTAATGCCCGGCAGCCAGCAGGTGGTAAAAGCGCTTATGGAGCGATATGATGTATACATAGCATCGGCAGCTATGGAGTTTAAGTACTCGCTGGAGGATAAGCAGGCTTGGCTGGAGGAGCACTTTCCCTTTATATCATGGACGAACATTATTTTTTGCGGGCACAAAATACTGGATGTTGATATTATGATTGACGACCGCATTAAAAACTTTGTAACTTTTAAAGGTCGCAAACTGTTGTATACATCGCCTCATAACGTGCTGATTGACGGTTTTGAAAGGGTAAATAACTGGCAGGATGTTGCCGATAAATTATTGACCGAATAG